One part of the Chiroxiphia lanceolata isolate bChiLan1 chromosome 14, bChiLan1.pri, whole genome shotgun sequence genome encodes these proteins:
- the LOC116793854 gene encoding centrin-2-like has product MGERGIEAAGSEGGGMACSCKKPALGAAPQRKKASPKAELSEEQQREIREAFELFHADGSDSIDVKELKVAMRALGFEPKKEEIKKMISDIDKEGTGKISFDDFLAAMTQKMAEKDSKEEILKAFKLFDDDETGKISFQNLKRVAKELGENLTDEELQEMIDEADRDGDGEVDEQEFLRIMRKTSLY; this is encoded by the exons ATGGGAGAACGCGGCATTGAGGCCGCCGGGAGTGAAGGCGGCGGGATG GCCTGCAGCTGTAAGAAGCCGGCGCTGGGGGCCGCTCCCCAGAGGAAGAAGGCGAGTCCCAAAGCAGAGCTGTCCGAGGAGCAGCAGCGGGAGATCCGCGAGGCTTTCGAGCTCTTCCACGCCGACGGCAGCGACAGCATCGATGTCAAGGAGCTCAAG GTGGCCATGAGGGCCCTGGGCTTTGAACCTAAAAAAGAAGAGATCAAGAAAATGATCTCAGACATCGACAAGGAAGGGACAGGAAAGATCAGCTTTGATGACTTCTTGGCAGCAATGACCCAGAAAATG GCTGAAAAAGACTCCAAAGAGGAAATTCTCAAGGCCTTCAAACTCTTCGACGACGACGAAACCGGCAAAATCTCCTTCCAAAACCTCAAACGTGTGGCCAAAGAACTGGGGGAAAACCTCACAGATGAGGAGCTGCAG GAGATGATCGACGAGGCAGACAgagatggggatggggaagTGGACGAGCAGGAATTCCTGCGGATCATGAGGAAGACCAGCCTGTACTGA
- the NSDHL gene encoding sterol-4-alpha-carboxylate 3-dehydrogenase, decarboxylating isoform X1, whose translation MATRLRSAGRRCTVIGGSGFLGRHMVEQLLDRGYSVNVFDIQQSFESDRVKFFLGDLCDKEALLPALQGVSVAFHCASPAPSSENRELFYKVNFMGTKAVIEACKEAGVQKLVLTSSASVVFEGTDIKNGSEDLPYAQKPIDYYTETKILQEKEVLSANDPDNNFLTVAIRPHGIFGPRDPQLVPILIQAAKRGKMKFIIGDGKNLVDFTYVENVVHGHILAAEKLQKGSPLCGKAFHITNDEPVPFWAFMSRILTGLDYDPPKYHIPYWLAYYLALLLALLLGLLRPLVTIKATFTPMRVALAGTFHYYSCERAKRDMGYRPVVGLEEAIARTLQSYPHLRRARA comes from the exons ATGGCCACACGTCTCAGATCG gcTGGCAGGAGGTGCACTGTGATCGGGGGCTCGGGGTTCCTGGGGCGGCACATggtggagcagctcctggacaggGGTTACTCCGTCAACGTCTTCGACATCCAGCAGAGCTTCGAGAGCGACCGAGTGAAGTTCTTCCTGGGGGACCTCTGTGACAAGGAG gctctgctcccagctttgCAAGGTGTGTCCGTGGCCTTTCACTGTGCAtccccagcaccttccagtgaGAACAGGGAACTGTTTTACAAGGTGAATTTTATGGGAACCAAAGCAGTCATTGAGGCCTGCAAAGAAGCTGGAGTGCAg AAACTGGTGTTAACCAGCAGTGCCAGTGTAGTTTTTGAGGGCACAGACATAAAAAATGGATCAGAAGACCTCCCTTATGCACAAAAGCCTATTGACTACTACACAGAGACCAAGATCCTCCAGGAGAAG GAAGTGCTCAGTGCAAACGATCCAGACAACAATTTCCTCACCGTTGCCATTCGGCCCCACGGAATATTCGGTCCCAGAGACCCTCAGCTGGTTCCCATCCTCATCCAGGCAGCCAAGAGGGGCAAGATGAAGTTCATCATTGG ggatggaaagaACCTGGTGGACTTCACCTATGTGGAAAACGTGGTCCATGGGCACATCCTGgctgcagaaaagctgcagaaaggctCTCCCCTGTgtgggaag gccTTTCACATCACCAACGATGAGCCAGTTCCCTTCTGGGCCTTCATGTCCCGCATCTTGACCGGCTTGGACTACGACCCTCCCAAGTACCACATCCCCTACTGGCTGGCCTATtacctggccctgctgctggccctgctgctggggctgctcaggccCCTGGTGACCATCAAGGCCACCTTCACCCCCATGAGGGTGGCCCTGGCTGGGACATTCCACTACTACAGCTGTGAGAGGGCCAAGAGGGACATGGGGTACAGGCctgtggtggggctggaggaggccaTAGCCAGGACCCTGCAGAGCTACCCCCACCTGCGCCGGGCCAGGGcctga
- the NSDHL gene encoding sterol-4-alpha-carboxylate 3-dehydrogenase, decarboxylating isoform X2: MATRLRSAGRRCTVIGGSGFLGRHMVEQLLDRGYSVNVFDIQQSFESDRVKFFLGDLCDKEALLPALQGVSVAFHCASPAPSSENRELFYKVNFMGTKAVIEACKEAGVQEVLSANDPDNNFLTVAIRPHGIFGPRDPQLVPILIQAAKRGKMKFIIGDGKNLVDFTYVENVVHGHILAAEKLQKGSPLCGKAFHITNDEPVPFWAFMSRILTGLDYDPPKYHIPYWLAYYLALLLALLLGLLRPLVTIKATFTPMRVALAGTFHYYSCERAKRDMGYRPVVGLEEAIARTLQSYPHLRRARA, translated from the exons ATGGCCACACGTCTCAGATCG gcTGGCAGGAGGTGCACTGTGATCGGGGGCTCGGGGTTCCTGGGGCGGCACATggtggagcagctcctggacaggGGTTACTCCGTCAACGTCTTCGACATCCAGCAGAGCTTCGAGAGCGACCGAGTGAAGTTCTTCCTGGGGGACCTCTGTGACAAGGAG gctctgctcccagctttgCAAGGTGTGTCCGTGGCCTTTCACTGTGCAtccccagcaccttccagtgaGAACAGGGAACTGTTTTACAAGGTGAATTTTATGGGAACCAAAGCAGTCATTGAGGCCTGCAAAGAAGCTGGAGTGCAg GAAGTGCTCAGTGCAAACGATCCAGACAACAATTTCCTCACCGTTGCCATTCGGCCCCACGGAATATTCGGTCCCAGAGACCCTCAGCTGGTTCCCATCCTCATCCAGGCAGCCAAGAGGGGCAAGATGAAGTTCATCATTGG ggatggaaagaACCTGGTGGACTTCACCTATGTGGAAAACGTGGTCCATGGGCACATCCTGgctgcagaaaagctgcagaaaggctCTCCCCTGTgtgggaag gccTTTCACATCACCAACGATGAGCCAGTTCCCTTCTGGGCCTTCATGTCCCGCATCTTGACCGGCTTGGACTACGACCCTCCCAAGTACCACATCCCCTACTGGCTGGCCTATtacctggccctgctgctggccctgctgctggggctgctcaggccCCTGGTGACCATCAAGGCCACCTTCACCCCCATGAGGGTGGCCCTGGCTGGGACATTCCACTACTACAGCTGTGAGAGGGCCAAGAGGGACATGGGGTACAGGCctgtggtggggctggaggaggccaTAGCCAGGACCCTGCAGAGCTACCCCCACCTGCGCCGGGCCAGGGcctga